The genomic segment ACGAATATTAAACAACTACGAATATTAAACAACTACGAATATTAAACAACTACGAATATTAAACAACTACGaagataaaatataaagttttgttattttgaaCGTTGCTGGACTGCAGAGGGGGTGGTCCAGTTCTGAGGTGGATCTGAatccagacccagacccagacccatcccagacccagacccagacccagacccatcccagacccagacccagacccagacccaccccagacccagacccatcccagacccagacccagacccaccCCAGACCCaccccagacccagacccagacccaccTGCGATGCCGTAGTACTGGGAGGAGGCACAGGCCACCCTGTTGGCGAAGAACGGAGAGACTTCCACGGCGTAACCATGACGACCCGGACTGTGAAAGGTCTTCACCATGGTCAGAGGCTCCCTGCAGCCCCACCACGTGACCTGCTGTCACGTGACAAACGACAGGTCACATGACGCCCTGAGCTCCCGTCGATGTTTCAGCGGTTCTACAATCCAGTTTTCACACATGTCGGACAATAACACAATGACGTCATTATAGGACAATGACGTCACCAGTGTCTTTACTGTCCTGTTAGTAAAAACACGTCATTCCTAAACTTTTAATAAAAGTCTAACTTTATCGGACTTTAGTTTCCTGGAGCTGAAACCTGAACTCACTTGAACTTGAAGTCCCCGCAGCGCATCAGAAGCGGCTCCAGACCTCCGGTAACGGCCGCTCGCGGGTCACGGAACACAAGTTGAACACGTGACGTCACGTAGAGCCGTCAAACGGACCGAAACCGGTTCGTAAATCCGTGAAACGAGTCACCGCGACGGGTCGCCGGACCCCGCGCCGCCCGCTGTCAACTTCTGTCCGCGGCTGCAGCCTGCTTCCGTGTTTTGATCAGCTGACCCCAGAACCCGGATGTAGACGTGAACACATGCAGCTTCGGCAGATTGGGGCGATGAACTTCAGTAGAAACATGAGCGTCATTTGACTACACGataattaataaagaaaatagagaATCAATGAATTTaatgcatcaataaataaattaaactctCCGGAAATGCAAACAAATATCAAAAACATTTCCAGACCTCTCTGAAATCTGTCAGTCCCTGTTGGTAAATacttcataaataataaatataataaatgtaattttaaaaatgtgttattatataggattaaattagattacatcagtaaattagatttttcttattattactataattattatattttattagatTATAATGGCACTCTGGAATAACCAGCAGAAGCAGTACCATAAACAATCAGtgagtttttaataaaaaacaacagcGTCCTGTGGGCGGGGCAAACTGGTACTGACGTGTCCGTCACTAAAACCGGCCCAAACTGTCACTGGAAGCGGGTGGGTCCAAACTGGGCCTcgtgcagcagctgctggatcTTGGTCCGGACCCAGGACTGCTTCTCGGGGGCCAGCCTCCTGAGGGCGGGGGCCAGGCTGAGGAGGAATAGGCTCACGTCGTCCCTCTGGTCCAGGTCCCAGTCCCTCCGGGCCTCCCGGGCCTCCATCCTCCTCAGGTGCTCCTCCAGCAGACACTCGGAGCTCCGCCTCCGGAGGCGGGCGGGGCCAGGGGACACACTGTGATACTCCTCCTCTCCGTCGGTTTTGTCCGACAGCGCCACGCCCGccgcctcctgctcctcccctTTGGGCTGACTGAGGCTGGAGGCGGAGCATGACGGCTGCAGGTCGCGGGGCGGCTGAAGGTCCGCCTGCAGGACGGGGGGGGAGGAGTGAAGCGAGGACGAGTGTGACGAGGCGAAGGAGGCGGCGAGTGACGTGACCGACTGCATCATCATCTCAAACAGCTCCCTGGTGTTCACGTGTGGCGTTCGGGGGCGCTCGTCCGACACGGCGCCCTCCGGCCCCGCCTCCATCTTCACCTCCGTCACCCCGACGGGGGCACCGCACGATGAAGATGAGCCCTGCCTCTGGACCAACTCTGGTGATGTCGTCGTGGCGTCGGCAACGGCAACGCCTGTAAACACACCGGAGAAAACCCAGTTCAGTGTGACCACACCCActaaccaaccctaaccacacccactaactaaccctaaccacaccCACTAACTTGTAAACTAACCCGTGTTCTCGTCGTCACTCCTTGGTTCGGTGGTCGTGCTGCAGCCCACCGTGTCGCCGCCCTGGAGGCGTGTTGGGTTGCGGTCCAGGACGCAGCCGTTGGCGCCGGCGGCTCTGGCGTCAATGAACGGGTTCAGGAAGGACAGGATGGCGGAAAACCTCCAGGGGCGGTAGTTCTGGAGCCCCACGCCGCTCTCTCGCCGCTCCTTCTCCCGCTGGCGCTCCCGCCGGTGCTGGTCCCGCAGCATCTTCCACTTCCTGCGGCACTCTGACTCTATTGGACAGAAGAATCCGTCAGACCACGCCCACCGGAGGAGGGTCTGACACGCCTCCTGTGGAGGAGGAGCCTCTTAAGAAGGAGGAGCCTCCtgaggtgtttaaactagtctctccaggtgtttaaactagtctcttcttcaggtgtttaaactagtctctagttcaggtgtttaaactagtctctagttcaggtgtttaaactagtctctatttgaggtgtttaaactagtctctccaggtgtttaaactagtctcttcttcaggtgtttaactagtctcttcttcaggtgtttaaactagtctgtagttcaggtgtttaaactagtctctccaggtgtttaaactagtctctagttcaggtgtttaaactagtctctacttcaggtgtttaaactagtctctagttcaggtgtttaaactagtctctacttcaggtgtttaaactagtctctacttcaggtgtttaaactagtctctagttcaggtgtttaaactagtctcttcttcaggtgtttaaactagtctcttcttcaggtgtttaaactagtctctagttcaggtgtttaaactagtctctacttcaggtgtttaaactagtctctacttcaggtgtttaaactagtctctagttcaggtgtttaaactagtctcttcttcaggtgtttaaactagtctctagttcaggtgtttaaactagtctctatttcaggtgtttaaactagtctctagttcaggtgtttaaactagtctgtagttcaggtgtttaaactagtctcttcttcaggtgtttaactagtctcttcttcaggtgtttaaactagtctgtagttcaggtgtttaaactagtctcttcttcaggtgtttaactagtctcttcttcaggtgtttaaactagtctgtagttcaggtgtttaaactagtctcttcttcaggtgtttaactagtctcttcttcaggtgtttaaactagtctctagttcaggtgtttaaactagtctctccaggtgtttaaactagtctctagttcaggtgtttaaactagtctctatttcaggtgtttaaactagtctctagttcaggtgtttaaactagtctgtagttcaggtgtttaaactagtctcttcttcaggtgtttaactagtctcttcttcaggtgtttaaactagtctgtagttcaggtgtttaaactagtctctccaggtgtttaaactagtctctaattcaggtgtttaaactagtctctagttcaggtgtttaaactagtctctagttcaggtgtttaaactagtctctacttcaggtgtttaaactagtctctagttcaggtgtttaaactagtctctacttcaggtgtttaaactagtctctacttcaggtgtttaaactagtctctagttcaggtgtttaaactagtctcttcttcaggtgtttaaactagtctctagttcaggtgtttaaactagtctcttcttcaggtgtttaaactagtctctagttcaggtgtttaaactagtctctagttcaggtgtttaaactagtctgtagttcaggtgtttaaactagtctctccaggtgtttaaactagtctcttcttcaggtgtttaaactagtctgtagttcaggtgtttaaactagtctctagttcaggtgtttaaactagtctctccaggtgtttaaactagtctctacttcaggtgtttaaactagtctctagttcaggtgtttaaactagtctctagttcaggtgtttaaactagtctctagttcaggtgtttaaattagtctctagttcaggtgtttaaactagtctctagttcaggtgtttaaactagtctctagttgaggtgtttaaactagtctctagttcaggtgtttaaattagtctctagttcaggtgtttaaactagtctctagttcaggtgtttaaactagtctctagttcaggtgtttaaactagtctctagttcaggtgtttaaactagtctctagttcaggtgtttaaactagtctctagttcaggtgtttaaactagtctctagttcaggtgtttaaactagtctcttcccCCGTTACCGGGGGGGGGGAGTCTTTCAGAGAGCTACacctaacaacaacaacaacaacaacaacaacaacaacaacaacaacaacacaagcagAGACGTGTGACATCACCACACGTCCGTGACGTCACCGACCGGACCGGGTTTCCCTCTACCTGTCGGTCTCTTCACATAAATCCAACCCGTACCGGAGGGACCGGGGGGGCTCACCGGGGACACCGACCACCGCCGCCACCCGCCTCCACGCGTCGCTGCGGGTGCTCATGTCCCGGTAGGTGAGGGCGGTGCTGTCGTACAGGCTGGGGAAACCGGACACGGCCATGATCAGCCTGTACTCCATCTTGTCGGGACCGGACGACCGGGATCCCGACGTCCTCCTTCTTCGGCCCGGGAGAGGCGGCCCACGGAACACCGACACGGGGGCCTGGCGCCCCCTGCCGGCGGGGAGGCGGTGACGTCATGACGTTACTGGCGTTAAAAACTCATTTCACCCGGTTTCATCCGGTAGCGTCACGTCTTTAACCGGAGTGAACGTCTTCCTCCACTGCAAACAATCAACAAATAATCAATAGATAATCACCAGAGGATGAACGCTTCTGGGGTGCAGTTTTCCAGGTGACCTGTAGGGGGCGACATTATACCGTGAAGTCATGACGTCTGTAGGTCTGATTTGATTGATCAGACCTGTCCCACAAAGCTAgattaacctagtcaggcttcctcCTACGTATCCGGCTTCACATaaccagacatccaccctccagatgTTCGgtcccataaagccggctatcaactcactaattcaatccagacttgtccactctagatctgtgcgcgctcacataaaaagggcggagtttgctgcatgcgaccaatcgctaGGGGTGGTCGGATCGATCCAAATAACGATATTATTGATACTAACTACTTTGATCGGATCGATACCGTTGTCCTGTGATCGATACTTCGCTCCTCCACCAGTTTCCTCAAAGCGCCGCTTCTCTGtgcaaacaccccccccctctcccatcACCCCCTGCTTCTctctgagtctctgcctgaGTGACTCAGGTACACCTgtagcccctccccctacctGTCCACTGGCCTGGGATCAGTTTTAGGAGATGGGTTCAAGGGTTCTATGTTCCCCCAGTTGTTCACTAAGGGCTACAGCTATCCATGACCTAAGGAATCGATCaatctattgattaattctaacactaaagtaatcagataaaaatacaaggttcccaatatgttattgatattgttattgatgtgactgctttcctatttggtctgaattgtaGTGACATAAATAAGAGTTATATagtgaaagagaagaaacaccatttcCTTTAGGGTAATATTTATTGCCCCAAACATGCGTCTCATAATCTCTAACTTATTGTGAAGCGTGTACATTAAAGTGTTGAACAAACGTTAATTCCTGAAACAACATTACGTTACGTCGCTGCTTCCtttggtttgactctcttgacttttgttctgagACAGTCGTTGTAGTAGAAGtactttattttatactgttaaagtttgaattgtagttatttattaaaacatgaaacagttttattgcctaaaatctttgtgctgtttttatcacaattataattataataaactaactcgggggggggggggtcgattaTTCAATGATCATGACACGTCCAAGCAAAAAGTATCGGTATCGTATCGGTATCAGCTAATACTACACTGTGTTTACTTGGTATCGGATCAATACCAAAATTcacagtaacccccccccccctactgtcaccgagatccaccgggttctcacaAGACGGACAGTCATTgtcaagagaactgattggtcagtaggtggggctgttatacctgctgagctctgattggtcagtaggtggggctgttatacctgctgatcttatcctgaacttatcctgctccggagcaggttaggtgttcagcctgagtcaacacaaacacacacacacacacacacacacacacacacacacacacacacacacacacacacacacacacacacacacacacacacacacacacacacacacacacacacacacacacacacacacactcatcctctGGAGCTCAGCTTGTTTTTCCCTGGTTCCAGTTCTGGACGGGTCTTCTCGGGTCAGAACCAGAGGTCCATCACCTgacggtgatgtcatcaggtcatgcagccaatcacagttgAGGATCAGTGAACATCCTGGTTCTGTTTGACACCAGTCGACTGATGAAGACGCtcatgctacacacacacacgtattgtgtgtgtgtgtgtgtgtgtgtgtgtgtgtgtgtgtgtgtgtgtgtgtgtgtgtgtgttgggtagTGACAAGCGTAGGCCCCGCCACAATAAGAGTCTGTGTGGTTTGGTGAGGAAGCAGAAAGAGGGCATGAAGTCGGGTCAAACGTCCTGGGAGAGTCGGCCTGGGAAAACCAGCGGGGGGGGGTATGTAGCATCTGATGCTAACCGGCTAGGTCCCACGTATGACACATGATTCCTGAACAAAACGTTTACTGTGaggttgtgatgtcacaaatttgttgtttatttgttttggtgTCAGCTGTTAGTCCACGATGGGTAACCTTGACGACAACAGCTGACGTGTTGCGTCAATGTCGTGTCATGTATGGTTTTGTCATGTTGTAGTGTAGTGTCATATCAGTGTCGTATCATGTTGTGTTGTGATGTAGTgtagttgtgttgtattgtAGTGTCATGTCATGTTATGTCGTACTGAATGTATCATAATGTCATGTAGTGTCGTATTGTTGTGTCGTAACGTATCGTATGGCTGTATGATGTCATGACATTTTGTGTCGTATTGTGTCATACTGTTGTATCATAGTGTCATGTCATGTAGTGTCCTCAtagtgtcatgtcatgtcatatcTTAGTGTCATGTCATGTAGTGTCATATCTTAGTGTCATGTACTGTCATGTAGTGCTGTATCGTAGTGCCAGgttatgtcatgtagtgtcatATTGTAGTGTCATGTCATGTAGTGTCGTATCGTAGTGTCACGTAATGTGTCATATTGTAATGTCATGTCATGCAGTGTCATATCCTAGTGTCATATCATGTTGTGCTCCCTGATGGGACGCTTTGGTATGGGGTCAGGAGGTGATCTCTGTGGGGTCAGGAGGTGATCTCTGTGGGGTCAGGAGGTGATCTCTGTGGGGTCAGGAGGTGATCTCTGTGGGGTCAGGAGGTGATCTCTGTGGGGTCAGGAGGTGATCTCTGTGGGGTCAGGAGGTGATCTCTGTGGGGTCAGGAGGTGATCTCTGTGGGGTCAGGAGGTGATCTCTGTGGGGTCAGGAGGTGATCTCTGTGGGGTCAGGAGGTGATCTCTGTGGGGTCAGGAGGTGATCTCTGTGGGGTCAGGAGGTGATCTCTGTGGGGTCAGGAGGTGATCTCTGTGGGGTCAGGAGGTGATCTCTGTGGGGTCAGGAGGTGATCTCTGTGGGGTCAGGAGGTGACCTTGGGTAAACCTCCTCCGGTTGACGATCTGGACCTGAACTCAAACAAAGAATCTCTTTCACGGCAGCGACACACaatccctcttctctctcctcgtCCTCCGCCTCCGACTCTGTTGTTTCCTGCGCCGGTCGAGATGTTAATTCACTTAAAGTATGAATTTACTCTCCTCTCCGTCTCCACCTCGCCATCAAAGACCTTcttgtgttctgtgtttaacggggctgatgggaaatgaAGACCGACAGACGTTTTGTGTCGGAAAATTTTTCTCTCCTTGCTTCCAGGTGGAAAAGTAACAACTACGCATTGAAATCCTCCGTACCAACAAACTGATGAGACGTGGGCGTGGCCCTCCtggaggtgggcgtggccctCCTGGAGGACACAGACGCTTGTGTTGGCGGCGCCGCGGCGTGACCGGGTTCTGTCTTTATGTGATTTCACAGACGTTTGGCCAAAAGTCgtataaataaaggtttgtcTTTGTCGGGCGGCGATGCGCCGCTCGCCGTTCCCAGAACTGAGGCCCCGCCGTTAAACTTGACGGCCAGTCAGACGCCGGCAGGAAGTGGAGGAACTCTGACGGTGTCATTATGAGGCGATGAAGACGGCGTGACGCGACGGCTCAGATGATGAAGCACGAGGCagattaaaggaacagttcactcATTGTCTCAGAAGACACACCCCCAGGGGGCGGAGTTAAAGGACAGGAAGTTATCGTCTCAGGGATGAACGTTTAATTATGAATGAAGGACGTATTCCTTGCACAAGACCCCGCCCCTTGGCAGCAGGTGAGGGCGGAGCTTCTGGAGATCAGGAGGATGAAGGGGCGTGGCCGTCTGGTGGCGTCCCAGTCAGGCTGAGGCGGAGGGGATTTTCCCAGCATCCCTTGCTAGCGGCGCTGGGAGAGCTGGGGGAGTCGAACTTCAGCTGACTGGGGGGGGCTACGAGTGTCGGGCCGGGTCACGttccttgggggggggggggggggcagaagccGAGGTTGGTCTGGATCCAGTTCCAGCAGGAGGGTcagggtgtctgtgtgtgtgtgtgtgtgtgttgtgtgtgtgtgtgtgtgtgtgtgtgtgtgtgtgtgtgtgtgtgtgtgtgtgtgtgtgttcatcctgTCAGCGAcagctggtgatgatgatgaagaaccgGCTCCTCATGGGGGTTAGCGCGCTAAGCTAGGCATCATGAGGGTTGTTCCTGGTCTGGAGGGGGTCATgtgaagggggcggggctgccGACGACAGGTATGCCCCTCAATCTGGAGTCTGACACAAACACGATTCGTCCTGCTGAGTGTCGGACGAGAGCGATGACGTGTCGGCATGGCAACAGGTCGACGTGACGACGGTGAGGAGTAagagtctggggggggggcacaggtcaggtgacaggaaggaagtggagggcagcagctgcaggttgTCAGTGCGACGCTCCTGGAGGAGTCGTGTAGTTTCCttcatcacaacacacacacacacacacacacacacacacacacacacacacacacacacacacacacacacacacacacacacacacacacacacacacacacacacacacacacacacacacacacttcctgccaTTCTCTCCCCCTCCACTCAGGTTCCTCGTTCCAGGATTTCCGACTCACAGTTCAAtgcagaggctccgcccacaacaCGCATGACTTCCTGCTTGGTCTCGGCGACCCCTGACCCCAATAAACCTGATGTCATCAATACAGTCTGACCACGCCCCCCTATGTGTGATGCAACTGATCAGAGCGAAGCAatcgttctgattggctgatgacgACATCACCTGTACGCTACACCTGACTCTAGAACTACACCTGGACTGAACGTCGTCGTTCTCCGACCTGAGCTGAGGAGacgttcagccaatcagaggcgctGACAGGAGGTCAGCTGACCTCATGAGGCCTGCTTCAAATCTGTTGTGAAAGATTAGCAGGTGTGAACGGACAgcacgtcagtgtgtgtgtgtgtgtgtgtgtgtgtgtgtgtgtgtgtatgtgtgtgtgtgtgtgtgtgtgtgtgtgtgaaagtctggcgcacacacacacacacacacacacacacacacacactcttatctatttctgtctgtctcatttAAAACACTTCCCTGCAGGAATGTGggaatgttagcatgctaggaGGCTAACGtgatgctaacatgttagcagctaacagcttctttaactttaactttaacCCCTGGTGGCCTCTGGTGGTCCCTGGTGGTCCCTGGTGGCCCCTGGTGGCCCCCAGTCCCTGGTGGCCCCCGGTCCCTGGTGGCCCCCGGTCCCTGGTGGCCCCCGGCGGCCCCCGGTCCCTGGTGGCCCCCAGTCCCTGGTGGCCCCCGGTCCCTGGTGGCCCCCAGTCCCTGGTGGCCCCTGGCCCCTGGTGGTCCCTGGCTTCAGGCTCCTGGCCTCCAGACTCGGACCTGAACGGCCCCTCCTGTCGTGTCCCGTTCccacggggtgggggggcagcagcgGGTATCAGCAGAGAAGGACCAGACCCCCCCTGTAGGAATGTCACGTCACATCTGGAGCACGTGTAGGCGGGGCTATGGGCGCGCGCGCGTCCCGTGCTCTGTGGGAACGCTCcacgggaggaagaggaggaggaggaggaaggctggCCGCTCAGTAGCCCGGGAGGCGGGCGACACGCGGGACACCTGCACCGCTCCGGTACCGGACGGACACCGGAGGGGGGGTGACTCACGAGACATCGATCCGTCAGTTTAACGGGTTTTAACGGAATCAACCGGAAAAGAAgagtttgttttggtttgtttgttggttttggtttgtttgtttgttttggttccgtttgttactttttgtttgtttgttttggctcAAAGCATCAGCTCGTGTCTAATCCTCCGGAGCCCCGCGGCTCCCCCCGGGGAAAGACTCGAGCTCTGGCCGCCCGACGAGCACCATGAAGCGGCCGCGTGAGGACAGCGGCTCGGTGGAGAGTGAGGCGGAGGAAAACATCGACGTGGGCAGCGAGATTACTCCACCAgggtgaattattattattactattattattactattattatttttattactattactactattagtactattattattattactattactattatattactattattattattactattactattgttgttgttattattattatattattactattatttccTGTATCTTTGTCTGTTTGGATCAGCAGCTTCTGTCTGATGGAATCAGTAACATTTCATAGTGAAACCAGGTTTCAAACATGCATTAAAACTAATCGACACAGGCGCGCTGCACAGGCGCAGACATTGGCccccttgtctttgtgttggtgtgttgatGTGAATACCTGGATCCTCTCAGCTCTGGTCAGTTGGAACACAGATTGTCTTGTTGAGCTCCTGAAGCCTCGAACCTCCAACCGTAACAAACGGTGTTTACGGCGGTCGgttgttgttttcctcttcctgtgtggAGCGGAAACACGACGCCTCCAAGCAACTCGGAAAGACCTGAAAGAAAAGATTGTTAAACGTCAAGGTTCAGAGAAAGACCGCAAAAGACTTTCCACATGAGGAACATCGTgaggagttgaagacctcaaaCACAACCCTCATTCAGGCCAGAAGTAACAGAATAAGGAAAACGTCAGAGAGGCAGAGATGACCCACAAACCACCAGAGACCTCCAGCATCATCCAACCATCTAACCAACCCAACTGGAGATGTTTGGTCAGAGGAACGGTCCAGAAGACCTCCATCCAGACTCTCATAGATGTAACAGGAAGTGTCCAGAAGCTGTTGGTTTGCTGGAGGAGTTTCTACGAAGTCTAGACGTGACTtttctgttgggggggggggggggggggcaaatgtCTGCCCCtgtccttcagttctgatgcCTGTTGGACATCTTCTGTTGGAACCCGGTTCCACGATGACGTCTTCAAGTGTTCCTCAGGTTCCTGATTGACCTCAATGAAGCCGTTGATCCCAACCAAGATTTATTAAGAAAACCCTGAACTTTTTGGGGGGCAGAAGGTTTTGTTGCCCCTGTGGAACCCGTTGTCTTCAGGGTTCCCTCGTGTTTAACGTGTGTCAGCAGTAACACCCCCCTGCACCCCCCCTGTGTTCCAGACTGGAGGCGTCCATCAGATGTGGATCCCTGACGACCACCAGTCACGTGATGGCGAGGAAGAAACGCAGAGGGGTTAGTCCTACCGTAGGTCCGTTAGTCCTGCCGTAGGTCTGTTAGTCCTACCGTAGGTCCGTTAGTCCTGCCGTAGGTCCGTTAGTCCTACCGTAGGTCCGTTAGTACTCCTGTAGGTCTGTTAGTCCTCCTGTAGGTCTGTTAGTCCTACTGTAGGTCTGTTAGTCCTCTTGTGGGTCCGTTAGTCTACTGTAGGTCCGTTAGTCCTACCGTAGGTCCGTTAGTACTACTGCAAGTCTGTTAGTCCTACCGTAGGTCCGTTCGTCTTACTGTAGGTCTGTTAGTCCTACCGTAGGTCCGTTAGTCCTACTGTAGGTCCGTTAGTCCTCCTGTAGGTCCGTTATTCCAGCCGTAGGTCTGTTAGTCCTACTGACAGAACCGAGTGTCCTAATATACGTCAGATTCTCCAAACGTTCCTGTTGGTGGGGGTCAGGTGGCGTTGCTGTAGCATCCCAGCTGTCAGCTGTAGGTCACGTGGATTGTAGCACGTTTAGCTTACATGCTACGTTGACCTGGTCACGTGACCGGTGGGGTGCAGGCGGGTCTTCTGGATTGGTCCGTTCCTCAGATCTTCTCTCCTGTCAGATCATCGAGAAGCGGCGCCGCGACCGGATCAACAGCAGCCTGGCGGAGCTGCGGCGGCTCATCCCCACGGCGCTGGAGAAGCAGGTCAGAACCTCCAGGAGGTCCTCCAGGGTCTGAGCACGACCAGGAACCAACCAATGACAGGCTCCGGTTTGTGTCCCCAGGGCTCAGCCAAACTAGAGAAGGCGGAGATTCTGCAG from the Antennarius striatus isolate MH-2024 chromosome 19, ASM4005453v1, whole genome shotgun sequence genome contains:
- the LOC137613547 gene encoding uncharacterized protein isoform X1, giving the protein MEYRLIMAVSGFPSLYDSTALTYRDMSTRSDAWRRVAAVVGVPESECRRKWKMLRDQHRRERQREKERRESGVGLQNYRPWRFSAILSFLNPFIDARAAGANGCVLDRNPTRLQGGDTVGCSTTTEPRSDDENTGVAVADATTTSPELVQRQGSSSSCGAPVGVTEVKMEAGPEGAVSDERPRTPHVNTRELFEMMMQSVTSLAASFASSHSSSLHSSPPVLQADLQPPRDLQPSCSASSLSQPKGEEQEAAGVALSDKTDGEEEYHSVSPGPARLRRRSSECLLEEHLRRMEAREARRDWDLDQRDDVSLFLLSLAPALRRLAPEKQSWVRTKIQQLLHEAQFGPTRFQ
- the LOC137613547 gene encoding uncharacterized protein isoform X2 — its product is MLRDQHRRERQREKERRESGVGLQNYRPWRFSAILSFLNPFIDARAAGANGCVLDRNPTRLQGGDTVGCSTTTEPRSDDENTGVAVADATTTSPELVQRQGSSSSCGAPVGVTEVKMEAGPEGAVSDERPRTPHVNTRELFEMMMQSVTSLAASFASSHSSSLHSSPPVLQADLQPPRDLQPSCSASSLSQPKGEEQEAAGVALSDKTDGEEEYHSVSPGPARLRRRSSECLLEEHLRRMEAREARRDWDLDQRDDVSLFLLSLAPALRRLAPEKQSWVRTKIQQLLHEAQFGPTRFQ